CTTGAATTCAGCGAATTCAATGAAAGAATTGGCCATGACTGCAGACTACCAGTTGAATCGATCCCCCTTCTTACGATATCATGAACCCCATACAGTAACTAATGGTCGGGAACTTTCGGTCCCGTCTGGTTCAGGATCACGTGACAGGGGGAACGCCGCCATGGATGTTAACGGCACCAGTTCTATTTCCGGATCGCTGCCTATCAGTAAGCAAGCTGGTCCGAGCAACACCAACATCAATAAGACGCCTGGTTCGAAGCCGATCTCCTCACCGCAGGATCAGCTGGAGATATCTTCCGCGGGGCGTATGCTGGATGAAATGACGAACAACTCCGATATGCGTGCAGAGCGGTTGGCACAAATCAAGGCAGCCATTGATGACGGAACTTACGAAACGGATGAGAAACTGGAAGCAGCCTTAGGGCGACTTCTGGATCAGTTCAACGATTCCGAGTAATCCGCACCGGCGCTGTAGTAGAGACTTTTGACGAGGAAGAGATTTACCGTGCTCAATTTTGAAAGCCTGGAAATCGCTGTTTCTCCCACGGAGAAATTCAGAGAGTACCTGGCCACAAAAGGAATGAGATTAACCCAGGAACGCGAATTAATCGTCGCGGAAGTTTTCTCATCCCACGAACATTTCGACGCCGATCAGTTAGTCGAGCGGATGGCCCTCCAGAAAACCGGACGCCGGGTCAGCCGTTCTACCGTTTATCGCACCTTAGGCTCGCTGGAAGAAGCCGGCCTGTTGCGGAAGGTAGCACGGACCAACGATCGCGATGTTTACGAGCACGACTACGGCTATCCCCAGCACGATCACTTCATCTGCAAAAGCTGTGGTGAACTCTTCGAATTCCACAATGAGGAAATTGCGAATCTGCTCGAGAAACTGGCCGAGCAGATCAATTTCCGCATGAGCGAACACCGCCTCGAAGTCTACGGCATCTGCGATGAATGCTCGCGGCCTCCTCAGCGACGCCACAAGAAGCTTGACCTGATCTAACCCCGATCAGGTCATTTCGTCTTGTATTTCCAGCGTGTCAGACGTCAAAGCTTACTGACGCTTAATCGGAATCGACCGGTAAACCCGCAGCATCAGCAGCAGCCCGATAAACGCTCCCAGGGCAATGCCACCAATGATGGCCAGCCCGCCAACATCGCCAAACAGTCTGCGAATAGAGAATTCCGGCGGCGCACCGGGTACCGCAGACGACCATTCCGCCAGCCAGATCCACTGCCAGCCCATCAGCACGATCAGCGTTGCAGCACACAAATAAGGGCCGTAAGGCAGATAAGTTTTGCCGGTGGTCATCCGCGTCACAAAGCCGATCAGTAATCCGCATAAGGGGGCGAGCAACAGAATAGGCACGATCGGCTGCCAGCCCAGAAAACTGCCCACCATCGCCATTAAGGTCACATCACCCAGCCCGAGTGCTTCCTGTCCCAGCAGCACTGATGAAATCAGACGTACGCCCCACGTCAGACCGCCTCCTGCCAGCAGCCCTGCCATGCTCCACGCCAGTCCGTGCCAGTGCGAATGGTCTTTGATCCACTCAGGAATATAAGGCCCCGCCAGTCCGGGAATCGCCTGGTTCCAGTCCACCCAGAAATGGATGATCTGTAACTGCCCCGCGACCGTAGCCCCGATCACTCCCACCAGCATTCCGGTCACGGTGATCTGATCCGGAATCAGGTATTCACGAAAATCGATACTGGTCGCCGCCACCAGCAGAGTCAGCAGAACATAATGATAAAGCAGCCGCCACTCGAACATCCCCTCGGGAGGCACCACCGAAGGCACATCCAGGCAACGAAAGTGGACCGCCATCAGATAATAGCTGGCAAACAGGACGCCCGTCCCCAGTTCGAGTAAAAATTCGGAGCGAGGCAGCCGCCTGGAACAGGCCGGACAACGGTTCCCCAGGGGGATCCAGCGGAGCAGCGGAATCAGTTTCCAGCGCAAAATGCGCGCACCACATGCCTCACAGCGCGACAGTGGCTGCGGTTTTGACTGCAGTGACATCCGCCGAACCCAGGAATTTACCACCTGCCCGACCATTGCTCCCAGTACAAATAGGACGCCACAAGGCACCAGTAATGCCAGTTCCGGGGGCAATAATGTATTCAAATGTTTAATCTGCAGGTTCATCATATCTTAAATAAACCGGAATAAAACCTGTGATTTGACAGGTGATTTTAGTGCACGCCTTTGGTAGACTGACGCGTTAACTGGTTTGACCGCATGGTCATGCTGAATGTGAATATGGTGAAGTCTGTAAGCAGCATTGGCAATTGCCGATGCTCAAAAAACATCAAATTAGAGGAAACTGCTGACAGAAGTTTCTCTCCTGGATTGATGAATTCATAAGCAGACCATCAGTTCAAACCAGTGAAAAAGCGCTCGCTCACTGCTTTTGACAATTCTATGCGCTCAGAAAGGCCCCTGTAATGAGGAGAGTCTACAGACTTCGTACGTACTGCACAATTTTTACACTCTGTCTTGGTTTATTAGCAAGCGGTCCACTATTTGCTGATGAAACAACCAGTGCCCCGCCGCTCGGATCGAGTGCAGAAGCGCCGGCCCAGGAAGCTGCTGCTGTCGAATTCAGCAATGCAGACATCGCCTGGATGATGGTTGCTTCAGCACTGGTGCTGATGATGACGGCACCCGGGCTGGCTCTGTTTTATGGTGGACTTGTTAGAAAAAAGAACATTCTGGGCGTGATGATGCAATGCGTCTTCCTGATGGGACTGATGTCCGTCATCTGGGCACTCTGGGGTTACAGCCTGGCCTTTGGATCCGACATTCTCGGCGGATTCGTGGGTGGCTTTGATCACGTCCTGCTCAAAGGGGTTATTCCCAGCTGGAAAGATGGCGCCGTAGACATCCCGGCCAACGGCAGTATTCCCAAAGCCCTGTTCATGGTCTTCCAGATGATGTTCTTCATCATCACACCAGCCCTGATCTGTGGTGCATTCGCCGAACGTATGAAATTCAGCTCGATGGTCGTCTTCTCCATCCTCTGGGGCACCTTTATTTACTGTCCCATCGCACACTGGGTCTGGTCTGATACAGGCTGGCTCTGCGAATGGAACGAGAACGCCCTCTACCCTGCCTTTGACTTTGCCGGCGGAACCGTCGTGCATATCAGCTCCGGCTTCTCGGCTCTGGTCTGTGCCATCCTGCTCGGGAAACGACTGGGCTACGGTCAGGAACCAATGCCTCCACATAACTTAACTTACACCTTTATTGGCGCGACCATGCTCTGGGTTGGCTGGTTTGGCTTCAATGCTGGTAGTGCTGTTTCAGCAAACCCGGCTGCCGTGAATGCCTTTGTTGCCACTCACCTGGCAGCTGCAGCAGGTGTCCTTGCCTGGTCAATTGCTGAATGGATCTCGCTCGGGAAACCCAGCATTCTGGGTGCCTGTTCCGGTGCAGTCGCCGGTCTGGTCTGCATCACACCGGCCTGTGGTACGGTGACGCCTCTCTCGGGCATCATCCTGGGCCTGATCGCCGGCTTTGCCTGCTACTTCGCCTGTACTACACTCAAATCCAAATTTAAATATGACGATTCACTCGATGCATTCGGCGTGCACGGCGTGGGGGGAATGGTTGGGGCTATCCTGACCGGTGTATTCGCCTCCAAGGCCATTACCGGCAACGCGGAAGGATCGGGGTTACTGGAAGGAAATACACAGCAGTTCATTAACCAGCTCGTCAGTGTCGGGGCTGCGGTCGTGATCTCCGTGATCGGCACGATCATCATCCTCAAACTGATCGATCTGACCATGGGTCTGCGGGTCAGTAAAGATGGTGAAATTCAGGGTCTCGACCTGAGTCAGCATGGCGAAGAAGGATACATTTTCCTGTAAGCATCTCGGTGATCAGAGCCGGCTGGTTCTGGCTCTGATCACCTGTTTCAGGAAAGTCATCCGGATTGGTCCTGTGTGTCAGTTCGAATACTTCTGAGAGTTTTCAGGGGAAATGAAATTGAGGTATCGAGATTTTCCCCTGGTTTCGATATAATAGGTAAGTGTGATAGTCGCTTGGGTTTCTGAAAGCGCTGTAGGAAAACCGGGCATTTTTCTGGGAGTATGATTCCGATGAAAAAAGTGGAAGCTGTCATCAGACATTTCAAATTGGAAGAAGTCAAAGATGCCCTCACCGAAATTGGTGTACAGGGTATGACGGTGTCTGAAGTACGGGGTTT
This genomic stretch from Gimesia sp. harbors:
- a CDS encoding flagellar biosynthesis anti-sigma factor FlgM, giving the protein MDVNGTSSISGSLPISKQAGPSNTNINKTPGSKPISSPQDQLEISSAGRMLDEMTNNSDMRAERLAQIKAAIDDGTYETDEKLEAALGRLLDQFNDSE
- a CDS encoding Fur family transcriptional regulator codes for the protein MLNFESLEIAVSPTEKFREYLATKGMRLTQERELIVAEVFSSHEHFDADQLVERMALQKTGRRVSRSTVYRTLGSLEEAGLLRKVARTNDRDVYEHDYGYPQHDHFICKSCGELFEFHNEEIANLLEKLAEQINFRMSEHRLEVYGICDECSRPPQRRHKKLDLI
- a CDS encoding prepilin peptidase, translated to MNTLLPPELALLVPCGVLFVLGAMVGQVVNSWVRRMSLQSKPQPLSRCEACGARILRWKLIPLLRWIPLGNRCPACSRRLPRSEFLLELGTGVLFASYYLMAVHFRCLDVPSVVPPEGMFEWRLLYHYVLLTLLVAATSIDFREYLIPDQITVTGMLVGVIGATVAGQLQIIHFWVDWNQAIPGLAGPYIPEWIKDHSHWHGLAWSMAGLLAGGGLTWGVRLISSVLLGQEALGLGDVTLMAMVGSFLGWQPIVPILLLAPLCGLLIGFVTRMTTGKTYLPYGPYLCAATLIVLMGWQWIWLAEWSSAVPGAPPEFSIRRLFGDVGGLAIIGGIALGAFIGLLLMLRVYRSIPIKRQ
- a CDS encoding ammonium transporter, translating into MRRVYRLRTYCTIFTLCLGLLASGPLFADETTSAPPLGSSAEAPAQEAAAVEFSNADIAWMMVASALVLMMTAPGLALFYGGLVRKKNILGVMMQCVFLMGLMSVIWALWGYSLAFGSDILGGFVGGFDHVLLKGVIPSWKDGAVDIPANGSIPKALFMVFQMMFFIITPALICGAFAERMKFSSMVVFSILWGTFIYCPIAHWVWSDTGWLCEWNENALYPAFDFAGGTVVHISSGFSALVCAILLGKRLGYGQEPMPPHNLTYTFIGATMLWVGWFGFNAGSAVSANPAAVNAFVATHLAAAAGVLAWSIAEWISLGKPSILGACSGAVAGLVCITPACGTVTPLSGIILGLIAGFACYFACTTLKSKFKYDDSLDAFGVHGVGGMVGAILTGVFASKAITGNAEGSGLLEGNTQQFINQLVSVGAAVVISVIGTIIILKLIDLTMGLRVSKDGEIQGLDLSQHGEEGYIFL